Proteins encoded within one genomic window of Mycoplasma phocoenae:
- the uvrA gene encoding excinuclease ABC subunit UvrA, which yields MKIDKLIIKGARENNLKNINLTIPKNKLIVFTGLSGSGKSSLAFNTIYEEGRRRYVDSLSSYAKMLLGGTSKPDVDSIDGLSPSICIEQKTTHNNPRSTVGTVTELYDYFRLLFARIGTPYCPNHNIPIKNQTNKDIIDSIYNMGHGSKLMVLAPVVDGEKGSFVSLLDKLRKDGYLRVKIDGTIYSLDDNISLNKNQKHSIDIVVDRVVLKEEHYTRIAEGIEAALSYSNGLVRIETYDGHSKLYSKQYSCIHKDFEMPVIETRLFSFNSPYGMCEHCKGLGVDLKADFDLIAPEKWRSIKEGAIKIFENTVGTKNLDWQEFEVLLKTYDIDINEPLEKMTKEEIDIIKYGSKESIEFELTSVNNNHYKKNKMIEGILPKIERLYYDTASEKSREWLKKYMNNFPCPKCKGSRLRIEALSVKLSDLNIFELTKLSVEDAILFFNNLTLTTEQQKISTLIRNEIQSRLHFLQNVGLNYLTLNRKAETLSGGESQRIKLATQIGSNLTGVLYVLDEPSIGLHQYDNDKLIKTLKSMVDIGNTLIVVEHDEETIKSADYIVDIGPKAGVHGGEIVAQGSIDDIKLCEQSITGQYLSGNKTIEIPSKRRSGNGKFIKINGARENNLKNIDVKIPLAKFIGVTGISGSGKSTLVNEILVKGIKHSLEPNFTERVGKVKSIEGLSNIDKVVPITQSPIGRTPRSNPATYTGVFTDIRDLYTNTEESRLRGYKPARFSFNVPGGRCEKCQGDGSLKIEMHFLPDVFIECDQCDGKRFNRETLEIKYHNKNIFDVLNMTVDEAIDFFKMRSQIVNKLQSLKDVGLGYIKLGQSSTTLSGGEAQRVKLATYLQKKATGKTIYVLDEPTTGLHTYDVSNLLSVLNRVVDKGDTVLVIEHNLDVIKCCDHLIDLGPTGGVNGGKIVAQGSPEEVAKSETSYTALYLKDLLNKNDK from the coding sequence ATGAAAATAGATAAATTAATTATTAAAGGTGCTCGTGAAAACAATCTTAAAAACATTAATTTAACAATACCCAAAAATAAATTGATAGTATTTACTGGTCTATCAGGAAGTGGTAAAAGTTCATTAGCTTTTAACACTATTTATGAAGAAGGTAGAAGAAGATATGTTGATAGTTTGAGTTCTTATGCAAAAATGTTGTTAGGCGGAACTAGTAAACCTGATGTTGATTCTATCGACGGATTAAGTCCTTCGATATGTATTGAACAAAAAACAACTCACAATAACCCGCGTTCTACAGTTGGTACCGTTACTGAACTGTATGATTATTTTAGATTATTATTCGCTAGAATTGGTACACCATATTGCCCTAATCATAATATACCGATCAAAAATCAAACAAATAAAGACATAATAGACTCAATATACAATATGGGTCATGGAAGTAAATTAATGGTTTTAGCACCTGTTGTAGATGGCGAAAAAGGTTCGTTTGTTTCATTATTAGATAAACTTAGAAAAGATGGTTATTTGCGTGTCAAAATCGATGGCACAATTTATTCATTAGACGACAATATATCATTGAATAAAAATCAAAAACACTCAATAGATATTGTTGTGGATAGAGTGGTATTGAAAGAAGAACATTATACACGTATAGCTGAAGGAATTGAAGCTGCACTTTCATACTCTAATGGATTGGTTAGGATAGAAACTTATGACGGACATAGTAAATTGTATTCAAAACAATATTCATGCATTCATAAAGATTTTGAAATGCCAGTCATTGAGACAAGATTATTTTCATTCAATAGTCCTTATGGTATGTGTGAACATTGTAAGGGATTAGGTGTAGATTTAAAGGCTGATTTTGATTTGATTGCACCTGAAAAATGACGTTCAATAAAAGAAGGTGCAATCAAAATATTTGAAAATACTGTAGGCACTAAAAATCTTGATTGACAAGAATTCGAGGTTTTGTTAAAAACTTATGATATTGATATTAATGAACCTTTAGAAAAAATGACTAAAGAAGAAATTGACATAATAAAATACGGTTCAAAAGAAAGCATTGAATTCGAACTGACTTCAGTTAATAATAATCACTATAAGAAGAACAAAATGATTGAAGGCATTTTACCAAAAATTGAAAGATTATATTATGATACAGCGAGTGAAAAAAGTCGTGAATGATTAAAAAAATATATGAACAATTTTCCTTGTCCAAAATGTAAAGGTTCTCGTTTAAGAATTGAAGCGCTTTCTGTTAAATTGAGTGATTTAAATATATTTGAATTAACAAAGTTAAGTGTTGAAGATGCTATTTTATTTTTTAACAATTTAACATTAACAACTGAACAACAAAAAATATCTACCTTAATACGTAATGAAATTCAGTCAAGATTACATTTTCTGCAAAATGTCGGATTGAACTATTTGACTCTGAATCGAAAAGCGGAAACATTAAGCGGTGGTGAAAGCCAAAGAATTAAATTAGCCACTCAGATTGGATCAAATTTAACTGGGGTTTTATATGTTTTGGATGAACCGTCAATAGGACTGCATCAGTACGATAATGATAAATTAATCAAAACATTAAAATCAATGGTAGATATCGGTAATACGTTGATCGTAGTAGAACATGATGAAGAAACAATCAAAAGTGCTGATTATATAGTTGATATAGGACCAAAAGCCGGAGTACATGGTGGTGAAATTGTTGCTCAAGGTTCAATAGATGACATTAAATTGTGTGAACAGTCAATTACAGGACAATATTTATCAGGAAACAAAACAATCGAGATCCCTTCTAAAAGGCGTTCTGGTAATGGTAAATTTATTAAAATAAATGGAGCAAGAGAAAATAATCTAAAAAATATAGATGTCAAAATACCTTTAGCTAAATTTATTGGAGTGACTGGAATTAGCGGTTCTGGGAAAAGTACATTAGTAAATGAAATTTTAGTTAAAGGTATAAAACATTCATTGGAACCAAACTTTACAGAAAGAGTGGGTAAAGTTAAAAGTATTGAAGGTTTATCAAATATAGATAAAGTTGTTCCTATAACGCAAAGCCCTATTGGTCGTACTCCGCGCAGTAATCCAGCAACATATACTGGAGTTTTTACAGACATAAGAGATTTATATACAAACACCGAAGAATCAAGGTTAAGAGGGTATAAACCCGCTAGATTCAGTTTTAATGTTCCTGGCGGACGTTGTGAAAAATGTCAAGGTGATGGTTCATTAAAAATTGAAATGCATTTTTTACCAGATGTTTTTATTGAGTGCGATCAATGTGATGGTAAACGCTTTAATCGTGAAACATTGGAAATTAAATATCACAATAAGAATATTTTTGATGTATTAAATATGACAGTAGATGAAGCGATAGATTTTTTTAAAATGCGTTCACAAATTGTAAATAAATTGCAGTCATTAAAAGATGTAGGGTTGGGTTACATTAAGTTAGGTCAATCATCAACGACATTAAGTGGTGGAGAAGCTCAACGTGTTAAATTAGCTACATATTTACAAAAAAAAGCAACAGGTAAAACCATTTACGTTTTAGATGAACCAACTACCGGATTACATACTTATGATGTTTCTAATTTACTAAGTGTATTAAATCGTGTAGTTGATAAAGGAGACACTGTATTAGTTATTGAACATAATTTAGATGTTATTAAATGTTGTGATCATTTAATTGATTTAGGTCCAACAGGTGGTGTAAACGGCGGTAAAATAGTTGCGCAAGGCAGTCCTGAAGAAGTTGCTAAATCTGAAACAAGCTATACAGCCTTATACTTAAAAGACTTATTGAATAAAAATGATAAATAA
- the uvrB gene encoding excinuclease ABC subunit UvrB encodes MKNFKLYSKYKPAGDQPQAIEKITKKIENGEMFQVLKGVTGSGKTFTIANVIANVNRPVLVLSHNKTLASQLYSELKSFFPDNRVEYFVSYFDYYRPEAYIPTSDVYIDKTSQVNKDLDAMRLSAVNAILTRNDTIIVASVSAIYGALNPNQYEQSFLHLSINQEINQRDFLGQLILRNYTRNEAHLNMGNFSSKGDIVFVRPADDDTYILRIEFFDDFIEGIKKIDPITKEVITTLENAVIYPGDAYTVNKEIIKNACVEIESELRQRIQQFKKENKLLEAQRIEERTNNDIDSLKEFGICPGIENYSRFLDQRKPNERPYTLLDYFMKKNPVVFIDESHMMIPQLKAMYKGDRARKQTLVEYGFRLPSALDNRPLKFKEFEQEFNYQTVYISATPAEYELNQTYGELTRLFVRPTGLLDPIIEVRSEENQVEDIYDELQKQKQNNERTLILTTTKRMAEELTRYFLQKNQKIAYIHSEHNTFERNEILRKLRKGIYDAVIGINLLREGIDLPEVSLIIVLDANKESFFRSTNSLIQIVGRAARNENGRVIFYADSISKSMKETIEDNKNKRKLQIEFNKKHNITPKTIIKPIPEPIQGSQLKDAVSFYFKNTTNVLNTEYSKEETINNLRIQMNEAAKQLDYEKAIELRDLILELQSDNKK; translated from the coding sequence ATGAAAAATTTTAAATTGTACTCAAAATATAAACCAGCAGGAGATCAGCCTCAAGCAATAGAAAAAATAACAAAAAAAATTGAAAATGGAGAAATGTTCCAAGTTTTGAAAGGAGTTACTGGTAGCGGTAAAACTTTTACTATTGCCAATGTTATAGCAAATGTAAATAGGCCTGTATTGGTTTTGTCACATAATAAAACATTAGCAAGTCAACTTTACTCAGAATTGAAATCATTTTTTCCTGACAATAGAGTGGAATATTTTGTGTCTTATTTCGATTATTACCGTCCTGAAGCATACATACCAACAAGTGATGTTTACATTGATAAAACTAGTCAAGTTAATAAAGATTTAGACGCGATGCGTTTAAGTGCAGTCAATGCCATTTTAACACGTAATGATACAATTATTGTTGCCAGTGTAAGTGCGATTTATGGAGCTTTAAACCCTAACCAATATGAGCAATCATTTTTACATTTATCAATTAATCAAGAAATTAATCAAAGAGATTTTTTGGGGCAGTTAATTTTAAGAAATTATACGCGCAATGAAGCCCATTTAAATATGGGAAATTTTAGTTCTAAGGGAGATATTGTTTTTGTTAGACCCGCGGATGATGATACATATATTCTGAGAATCGAATTTTTTGATGACTTTATTGAAGGTATTAAAAAAATTGATCCAATCACTAAGGAAGTAATAACAACTTTAGAAAATGCTGTTATTTATCCAGGTGATGCATATACTGTAAATAAAGAAATTATTAAAAATGCATGCGTAGAAATTGAATCAGAATTGAGACAAAGAATTCAACAATTTAAAAAAGAAAATAAGCTTTTAGAAGCTCAAAGAATTGAAGAAAGAACTAATAACGATATTGATTCATTAAAAGAATTTGGCATATGTCCCGGTATTGAAAACTATTCAAGATTTCTAGATCAACGTAAACCAAATGAAAGACCATATACACTATTGGATTATTTCATGAAAAAAAATCCTGTGGTGTTTATTGATGAATCGCACATGATGATTCCTCAATTAAAAGCAATGTACAAAGGAGACAGAGCTCGTAAACAAACACTAGTTGAATATGGTTTCAGATTACCTTCCGCTTTAGATAATCGACCTTTAAAATTTAAAGAATTTGAACAAGAATTTAATTATCAAACTGTATACATTTCAGCAACTCCCGCTGAGTACGAATTAAATCAAACATACGGGGAGCTAACACGTTTATTTGTTCGGCCTACTGGTTTATTAGATCCTATAATAGAAGTTAGATCAGAAGAAAATCAAGTCGAAGATATTTATGATGAATTGCAAAAACAAAAACAAAATAATGAAAGAACATTGATATTAACAACAACAAAACGGATGGCTGAAGAACTAACGAGATACTTTTTACAAAAAAACCAAAAAATCGCTTACATTCATTCAGAACACAATACATTTGAAAGAAACGAAATTTTAAGAAAATTGCGTAAGGGAATTTATGATGCTGTAATCGGTATTAATTTATTGCGTGAAGGTATTGATTTACCCGAAGTTAGCTTAATAATTGTTCTAGATGCTAATAAAGAAAGTTTTTTCAGATCTACAAATAGTTTGATACAAATAGTAGGGCGTGCTGCCAGAAATGAAAACGGAAGAGTAATATTTTATGCTGATTCAATTTCAAAAAGTATGAAAGAAACAATTGAAGATAATAAAAACAAACGTAAATTACAAATTGAATTTAATAAAAAACATAATATAACCCCTAAAACCATTATCAAACCTATACCCGAACCTATTCAAGGTAGTCAATTAAAAGATGCTGTCAGCTTTTATTTTAAAAATACAACAAACGTTCTTAACACTGAATATTCAAAAGAAGAAACTATTAATAATTTAAGAATTCAAATGAATGAAGCTGCTAAACAGCTGGATTATGAAAAAGCGATTGAGTTAAGAGATTTAATTCTTGAGTTACAATCTGATAATAAAAAATAA
- a CDS encoding DUF2179 domain-containing protein, whose protein sequence is MNKNIETKRVRVDESLLFFNKLHNIETRWGKIFITFLMSIFFAIASIVMIQNTGLYGLGVDALSHSIGRFVGYFSLKAGANPALARTIFVILFWGITVLLNIPLIIFSYFKINKNFAIYTFLFIILSSIFGIGFSYIPNSEKWSLFGDVVNQKAYSESQGLISIALWTQQDASKHMPLIIYGVLWAIIYAIVSAVMFIISSSNGGFDVLVVYYSREKFKNLGFFFLIFHILSLNIGNLIGSYIPTSVLIDIDPDFNPMTPYDSHLFFNPDYISGVIMILVNSLVVDILFPKFKLVRVDVMSQNVEEIREAIYSYSAIRFATSISKIEGGFSGNEQKKLSTNCFYMDAHTFTKIVRQIDPDALIIVYPIKKASGYMYISHKNT, encoded by the coding sequence ATGAATAAAAATATCGAAACAAAAAGAGTAAGAGTTGATGAATCATTATTATTTTTCAATAAACTACACAATATAGAAACTCGTTGGGGCAAAATTTTCATCACCTTTTTGATGTCAATATTTTTTGCTATCGCAAGCATTGTTATGATACAAAATACTGGGTTATATGGACTTGGTGTTGATGCTCTGAGTCATAGCATTGGTAGATTTGTTGGTTATTTTAGTCTTAAAGCCGGTGCAAATCCTGCGCTCGCTAGAACAATATTCGTTATATTATTCTGAGGAATTACTGTGTTATTAAATATTCCATTAATAATATTTTCGTATTTTAAAATCAATAAAAATTTTGCAATATACACATTTTTATTTATTATCTTATCTTCAATATTCGGTATTGGATTTAGTTATATACCCAATTCAGAAAAATGATCATTATTCGGGGATGTTGTTAATCAAAAAGCTTACTCAGAATCTCAGGGGTTAATCAGTATTGCTTTATGAACACAACAAGACGCATCTAAACACATGCCGTTAATAATTTACGGAGTACTATGAGCAATCATTTATGCAATTGTTTCGGCCGTTATGTTTATCATAAGTTCTTCTAATGGTGGTTTTGATGTTCTTGTTGTTTACTATTCTCGTGAAAAATTTAAAAATTTAGGATTTTTCTTTTTAATATTTCATATATTATCATTGAATATTGGTAACTTAATCGGGTCATATATACCCACTTCAGTGTTAATTGACATTGATCCAGATTTTAATCCAATGACTCCATACGATTCTCATTTATTTTTCAATCCGGATTATATTTCAGGTGTAATTATGATTCTTGTTAACAGCTTAGTTGTGGATATATTATTTCCTAAATTTAAACTAGTTCGCGTGGATGTAATGAGTCAAAATGTCGAAGAAATACGTGAAGCAATTTATTCATATTCAGCAATCAGGTTTGCAACGAGTATTTCAAAAATTGAAGGCGGTTTTTCGGGTAATGAACAAAAAAAATTATCAACTAACTGTTTTTACATGGATGCGCACACATTTACAAAAATAGTAAGACAAATCGATCCCGATGCCTTAATTATTGTTTATCCTATAAAAAAAGCAAGTGGATACATGTATATAAGTCATAAAAATACTTAA
- the asnS gene encoding asparagine--tRNA ligase yields MTIKQIINNYNEYNKQEITLKGWVSTNRGNNKIRFIEINDGSTVKNLQVVLKMDSVDLAAVEQAKIGSAICVGGTLLTTEKAQQPIELQAIQFELLKGTDEDYPIQKKEITLDYLREIPHLRHRTNVFRSVMLIRSVLAQEIHKYFAANDFLYCNSPIITSNDGEGAGELFVVDDENKDQFFKQKATLGVTGQLHAESYALGFNKVYTFAPTFRAEMSHTSRHAAEFWMIEPECSFYDLKQIIKLADDLLKTVIKNTIEKLPHEFEFLQANVKSDLLDTLHKFINKKLTVLEYKDALEILKAHADKFEEKDFSFGIDLGSEHEKFLAGEYVQGPVAVINYPKAIKAFYMYQNDDNQTVAAFDLLVPGIGELIGGSQRETNYEKLLARMNELNMSIEPLQWYLDLRRFGDAMSSGFGIGFERLVMYVTGMSNIRDVIPYPRTPGNLKM; encoded by the coding sequence ATGACTATAAAACAAATTATTAATAATTATAATGAATATAACAAACAAGAAATTACACTCAAAGGATGAGTATCGACAAATAGAGGTAATAATAAAATTCGTTTTATTGAAATAAATGACGGATCAACTGTTAAAAATCTTCAAGTAGTGTTGAAAATGGATTCAGTAGATTTAGCAGCAGTTGAACAAGCGAAAATTGGTAGTGCCATTTGTGTTGGTGGCACATTATTAACAACCGAAAAAGCACAACAACCTATTGAATTGCAAGCTATACAATTTGAATTATTAAAAGGAACGGATGAAGATTATCCAATACAAAAAAAAGAAATTACTTTAGATTATTTACGTGAAATACCACATTTGCGTCATCGTACAAATGTATTTAGAAGTGTTATGCTTATTCGTTCAGTACTCGCTCAAGAAATTCATAAATATTTTGCAGCAAACGATTTCTTATATTGCAATAGCCCAATCATCACAAGTAACGATGGGGAAGGTGCTGGAGAATTATTTGTTGTGGATGACGAAAATAAAGACCAATTTTTTAAACAAAAAGCTACTTTAGGAGTTACCGGACAATTACATGCTGAGTCATATGCATTAGGATTCAATAAGGTTTATACATTTGCACCAACATTCAGAGCAGAAATGAGTCACACTTCAAGACATGCTGCTGAATTTTGAATGATTGAACCCGAATGTTCATTTTACGATTTGAAACAAATAATTAAATTAGCTGACGATTTATTAAAAACAGTTATTAAAAACACAATTGAAAAATTACCACATGAATTTGAATTTTTACAAGCAAATGTAAAATCAGATCTTTTAGACACATTACATAAATTTATAAACAAAAAACTAACAGTTCTTGAGTACAAAGATGCATTAGAAATTTTAAAAGCTCATGCTGATAAATTTGAAGAAAAAGATTTTTCATTTGGTATTGATTTAGGTAGTGAACATGAAAAATTCCTAGCTGGTGAATATGTTCAAGGACCTGTTGCTGTTATTAACTATCCAAAAGCAATAAAAGCATTTTACATGTATCAAAATGATGACAACCAAACAGTCGCAGCATTTGACTTATTAGTGCCTGGAATCGGTGAACTAATTGGTGGAAGTCAGAGAGAAACTAATTATGAAAAACTTTTAGCCAGAATGAATGAATTAAATATGTCAATAGAACCACTTCAATGATATTTAGACTTACGTCGTTTTGGGGATGCAATGTCATCTGGTTTTGGTATTGGATTTGAAAGACTAGTGATGTACGTTACAGGTATGTCAAACATTAGAGATGTTATTCCTTATCCAAGAACTCCTGGAAACTTGAAAATGTAG
- a CDS encoding RDD family protein produces MTNSIKQKVNKKANFWIRLLATTIDLILFLSLITIYSLLLFDKGKGQFKTEFFYYLWLFLIIVSMASIYIFIPMIFKGKTLGLWICRLKIISNKANTKIFKTIIQRQLLNSILWIIGITLMLILISHETFIQMAKTTKNSTEKLSVIQQAFMSVPVTICSLAGIIDVFLMLTTARTSKIGWNDTFSNSSVVFINKYEDVFHDDLDFDSIKPKKRELPQINFKN; encoded by the coding sequence ATGACAAATTCAATAAAACAAAAAGTCAATAAAAAAGCTAATTTTTGAATAAGATTATTGGCCACTACAATTGATTTGATATTGTTTTTATCTTTAATAACAATATACTCATTATTACTTTTTGATAAAGGTAAGGGACAATTTAAAACTGAATTTTTCTATTATTTATGATTATTTTTAATAATCGTTTCAATGGCTTCGATATACATTTTTATACCAATGATTTTCAAGGGTAAAACATTAGGATTGTGAATTTGTAGATTAAAAATAATAAGTAATAAAGCAAATACAAAAATTTTTAAAACCATAATTCAAAGACAATTATTGAATTCTATTCTTTGAATCATTGGTATAACATTAATGTTAATTTTGATAAGCCATGAAACATTTATTCAAATGGCAAAAACAACAAAGAATTCAACTGAAAAACTGAGTGTTATTCAACAAGCTTTTATGTCTGTGCCAGTAACTATTTGTTCATTGGCTGGTATTATAGATGTGTTTTTAATGTTAACAACGGCTAGAACATCTAAAATCGGATGAAATGATACATTCAGTAATTCATCTGTGGTCTTCATTAACAAATACGAAGATGTATTTCACGATGATTTAGATTTCGATTCAATAAAACCTAAAAAGAGAGAGTTACCACAAATAAATTTCAAAAATTAA